CGAGTGAGCTGGCCCGCAGCCTGAAGCGTGGGCGGTCGGGGCTCATCGGGCTCATGTTGCCCCAACTCGACAACCCGTACTTCGCCGAGATCACCCGCACCCTGGTGCAGGAGGGGACCAGCCATGGGTTGACCGTCGTCATCGACCAGACGGACGGCGACCGGGCACTCGAACTCGCGTGGCTGGGCAGGGCGAACGGCGCGCTCTTCGACGCCATGATCCTCAGCCCGCTCAGCCTCGTCCGCACGGACTTCGACGCCCTGCACCCGGGGATCCCGATCGTGTTCCTCGGCGAGGACCACTATCCGGGTTTCGACCGGGTGGCCGTCGACAGCGTCGAGGCGAGCCGGACCGCGACGGCGCATCTGCTCGCGGCCGGGAGGCATCGCATCGCAGCATTCGGCGCCAACACGAGGCCTGGCGGCACCAGCGCCCAGCGGCTCGCGGGGTACCGGGCGGCGGTCGAAGATGCCGGTGTCGAGTTCGACGAGGAGCTCGTGATCCATCTCAGCGGCTTCACGCGGGCCGAGGGATACCGTGCGATGTGCGAACTGCTGGATCGCGGCGTCGAGGTGGACGGGATCTTCTGTTTCGCGGATCCCATGGCGCTCGGTGCCATCCGCGCCCTGAACGAGCGGGGCATCCGGGTCCCGGAGGACGTGGCCGTGGTCGGATTCGACGACGTCGAGGAGGGGCTGTTCTCCACCCCGAGCCTCACCAGCATCCGCCCGGACAAGGACTGGCTCGCGCGGACCGCCTTCGACCGGTTGCTCAGGCGGCTCAACGGCGAGGACCTGCAGCCGGAGTTCCTTCCCATCCCCTTCGACCTGACGGTCAGGGAGACGGCTCCCGCGCCCGGAACCCAGGGGCGGGTGCCGGAGCTGGCTGAGGCTAGGGCAGACTAGCCCCCGTGCGTTGGTTGGCTCTTCTCGGCGGTGTCCTCATCCAGTTGGTGATCGGGGGCGTGTACGCGTGGAGCCTTTTCGGCCGCGCGTTGCAGCAGCCCGACACGATGGGGCTCGGCCACGTCGCAGCGACCGTCCCGTTCGAGGCGGCCATCGGCATGATCTTCGTGGGCACCTCCGTCGGGGGTCGGCTGCAGGACCGCAGCAGTCCCCGCGTGGTCGCGCTGGTCGGCAGCGTCCTCTACGGCCTCGGCCTCATGCTCGCCTCGCTCGCCCGTGACGGCGGTGACCTGTGGCTGCTCGTCCTCGGCTACGGCATCATCGGCGGATTCGGGCTCGGCATGGCCTACATCGTGCCGGTCGCGCTCCTGCAGAAGTGGTTCCCCCGGCAGCGCTCGCTGGTGACCGGCATCGCCGTCGGCGGGTTCGGCTTCGGCGCGACGCTGACGACCCCGGTCGCGCAGTGGCTGCTGTCGCTGGACCCCGGGGCGCCGGCCGCGGCGTTCCTGCCGCTCGGCGCCGGCTACCTGGTGCTCGGGGTCATCGGGTCGCTGCTCATGTTCCCGCCGCCGGCTGCCGAGGCCGACCGGACGGTGGCCGCCACCGGCGACCTGACCGTGCGGGAGGCGCTGCGGACACCGCACTGGTACCTCCTCACGGGGGTGCTGGTCGTCGCCGTCGCCGCCGGCATCTCCCTGATCTCGATGATGGCGGGCGCGGCGGTCGACGTCGCAGGCTTCGACGTCGCGGCGGCGGCCACCATCGTGGGCGTCCTGGCCCTGTTCAACGGTGCAGGCCGCATCGCGTGGGCCGCCGTGGCGCAGAAGGTCGGAGCGGTGCCGGTCCTGATCGTCATTCTGGCGCTCGAGGGCCTCGCGCTGATCGCGCTGCCCCACGCGACCGGGCTGGGCTTCGTCGCCCTCGCCGCCGTCGTCTACCTCTGCTACGGCGGGGCGTTCGGCACGTTGCCGGCGGCGTCGGGTGCCGCCTTCGGGCTCACCCATGCCGGAGCCATCTACGGCCTGATGCTCGTCGGGTGGTCGCTGGCGGGGGTGCTGGGTCCGGTGGCCGCGGCGGGCCTGGTGGGCGACGGCGCCAACTACGTGCTGGCGTTCACCGTGATGGGCCTGGTGGCGGTCGTGGGCATCGTGCTGCCGCTGGTGCTGCGGAGGCTTCCCAGGACGCCGAAGTCAGCCCACAAGGGCCTCGAGCGCGACGCGGACGCCCTGCTCGCGCAGTAGCGTCAGCGCCCGGAGGTAGGGGTCGACGAACCTGCCCTGGTCGGCCAGGTCACCGAAGAGTTCCGGGTCACGCAGGAACCCCACCGGGTCCTCACTGAGGCGCTGGGCCGCCGCGATCACCTCGCTGCGGCGGTTGTCGACCACCTCGTCGGGGCGACACTCTGCGTAGCGTGCCCAGCTGGCGACCACGGCCGCGCTCACGTCGACGGGCCTCCCCGTGGCGAGCAGGTCGCGCACGACGGGAAGGAGGAACTTCGGGATCCGGTCCGAGGTCTCGGCGGCCAGCCGGGCGAGGGTGTCGGCGATGGCCGGATTCCCGTACCGCTCGAGCAGCGTCGCGGTGTAGTCGGCCAGATCGATCCCGGGTGCGGCTCCGGGCAGAGAGACGATCCCCTCCCTGTCCCAGTAGGCGCGCAGGAGCCGCGCGATGAGCGGATCGGCGACGGCCTCGTGGACGTAGCGGTGGCCGAGCAGGATGCCGAAGAAGCACATGGCCTGGTGGGAGGCGTTGAGCAGCCTGAGCTTCATGTGCTCGTAGGGCACCACGTCGTCGACGAGCTGGGCCCCGACGAGGTCCCAGTCCGGGCGTCCCAGGGGGAAGCGGTCCTCGACCACCCACTGGGCGAAAGGCTCGGCGATCACGGGCCAGCCGTCGTCGATGCCGTAGCGCTCGCGGAGGGAGGCGCGGTCGGCGTCCGTCGTCTGCGGCGTGATCCGGTCGACCATCGAGTTCGGGAACGCCACCTCCTCCCGGACGAACCGGCCCAACTCCTGGTCCCGCAGTGCGGCGTAGGCGGAGAATGCCCGCCGGGCGACGTCACCGTTGGAGGAGATGTTGTCGCACGACAGCACAGCGAAAGGCGGGATGCCGCGTTCGTGGCGCACGCGCAGGGCCTCCACCACCAGGCCGAAAGCGGTGAGGGGGCGGGCCGGGTCGGCCAGGTCGGCGACGATCGCCGCCGCGTCGCCGGCGAACTCCCCGGTCGCCTCGCTGAGGTTGTAGCCGCCCTCCGTGATCGTGAGCGTCACCAGCCGGGTCGCCGGGTCGGCCATCCTGGACACGACCGCGGCAGGATCGTCCGGGACGAACAGGTAGTCGGCCAGTGAGCCGACGACGCGGACCTCCTCGTGCCCGTCCGGGTGCCGGAGGACGAGGGTGTAGCGGTGGTCCTGAGCCCGCAGGACGTCACGCATCCTGGCGTCGCCGGGCAGCAGCCCGACGCCGCAGATGGCCCAGTCGCGGGCGAGTCCCTGGTTCATGAGGCGATCGAGATACATCGCCTGGTGGGAGCGGTGGAACCCGCCCACCCCGATGTGCACGATGCCGACGGTGAGGTCGGAGCGGGCGTAGCGGGGGGCTTCGACGCCGAGAGGGAGGTGAGCGGACTGGGCGGGGGAGGTCATGGCGGTCCTTTCTGCAGAGGGGCGCCGTCATGACATCTCGTCGAGGGTCTCGAAGCCTGCGCGCCTGCCGAGGCCACCGTAGCGGGGTCCGACCGACCCGCGAGAGTCACGGTCACACCCCCCCGAGGCGCTCCAGCCACTCCCGGGTGTCCGCGTCGTCGTGCCACAGGTGCGTGCGCCAGCCGAGAGCCGCGGCCGCTTCGACGTTGCCTGCCCTGTCGTCGATGAAGGCGATGTCGGCCGCATCCAGCCCGAGGCGTTCAGCCACCAGTTCGAAGATCGCCGGATCCGGCTTGAGCAGGCCGAGCGACGCCGAGACGAACAGGTGGTCGACGTCCGGACGCCAGGGGGCGATGTCGGCCATCCGCTGCATCGCGTGCGGCGAGTTGGTAAGAACCGCGACGGTGAGGCCGGCGGACCGCACGTCGCGGAGCAGCTGCCACGACGTCGGGCGAAGTTGAGACCAGACGCTGGCATCCAGGTTGGCGAGCTCGAGGGCCAGCGCCTCGTCGGCGCTCTTCCCCAGCGCGGTGAGGATCGGGCCCCAGTAGTCGAGGTCCCCACAGCCTCCGTCATAGGCCAGGCGGCCGTCGCCGTAGACGGCGCGCAGGTCGGTGACCTCGCAGTCGATGCGCGCAGCCAACGTGGGCAGCAGGTCCGGCGGCGAGGTGAGCACCTCGCCGAGGTCGAACACGACAGCGCGGATCATGCCTCGATCCTATTCCCGGGCCCGAAAGGGCGGCCCGGCTTGGAGAACCCGGTGGACGCACCGTCGAAATGCGCCGCGCGGGGACCCGTGAGGGCCTAGGTTTGCCCCGAGAGAAGGAGCCG
The DNA window shown above is from Tessaracoccus defluvii and carries:
- a CDS encoding LacI family DNA-binding transcriptional regulator, whose translation is MVSRRDVATDAGVSERTVSNVVNGFEHVAPATRARVLASIQRLSYRPSELARSLKRGRSGLIGLMLPQLDNPYFAEITRTLVQEGTSHGLTVVIDQTDGDRALELAWLGRANGALFDAMILSPLSLVRTDFDALHPGIPIVFLGEDHYPGFDRVAVDSVEASRTATAHLLAAGRHRIAAFGANTRPGGTSAQRLAGYRAAVEDAGVEFDEELVIHLSGFTRAEGYRAMCELLDRGVEVDGIFCFADPMALGAIRALNERGIRVPEDVAVVGFDDVEEGLFSTPSLTSIRPDKDWLARTAFDRLLRRLNGEDLQPEFLPIPFDLTVRETAPAPGTQGRVPELAEARAD
- a CDS encoding L-lactate MFS transporter, with protein sequence MRWLALLGGVLIQLVIGGVYAWSLFGRALQQPDTMGLGHVAATVPFEAAIGMIFVGTSVGGRLQDRSSPRVVALVGSVLYGLGLMLASLARDGGDLWLLVLGYGIIGGFGLGMAYIVPVALLQKWFPRQRSLVTGIAVGGFGFGATLTTPVAQWLLSLDPGAPAAAFLPLGAGYLVLGVIGSLLMFPPPAAEADRTVAATGDLTVREALRTPHWYLLTGVLVVAVAAGISLISMMAGAAVDVAGFDVAAAATIVGVLALFNGAGRIAWAAVAQKVGAVPVLIVILALEGLALIALPHATGLGFVALAAVVYLCYGGAFGTLPAASGAAFGLTHAGAIYGLMLVGWSLAGVLGPVAAAGLVGDGANYVLAFTVMGLVAVVGIVLPLVLRRLPRTPKSAHKGLERDADALLAQ
- a CDS encoding mannitol dehydrogenase family protein — encoded protein: MTSPAQSAHLPLGVEAPRYARSDLTVGIVHIGVGGFHRSHQAMYLDRLMNQGLARDWAICGVGLLPGDARMRDVLRAQDHRYTLVLRHPDGHEEVRVVGSLADYLFVPDDPAAVVSRMADPATRLVTLTITEGGYNLSEATGEFAGDAAAIVADLADPARPLTAFGLVVEALRVRHERGIPPFAVLSCDNISSNGDVARRAFSAYAALRDQELGRFVREEVAFPNSMVDRITPQTTDADRASLRERYGIDDGWPVIAEPFAQWVVEDRFPLGRPDWDLVGAQLVDDVVPYEHMKLRLLNASHQAMCFFGILLGHRYVHEAVADPLIARLLRAYWDREGIVSLPGAAPGIDLADYTATLLERYGNPAIADTLARLAAETSDRIPKFLLPVVRDLLATGRPVDVSAAVVASWARYAECRPDEVVDNRRSEVIAAAQRLSEDPVGFLRDPELFGDLADQGRFVDPYLRALTLLREQGVRVALEALVG
- a CDS encoding HAD family hydrolase; protein product: MIRAVVFDLGEVLTSPPDLLPTLAARIDCEVTDLRAVYGDGRLAYDGGCGDLDYWGPILTALGKSADEALALELANLDASVWSQLRPTSWQLLRDVRSAGLTVAVLTNSPHAMQRMADIAPWRPDVDHLFVSASLGLLKPDPAIFELVAERLGLDAADIAFIDDRAGNVEAAAALGWRTHLWHDDADTREWLERLGGV